CGTTTCAGCCTATTGTTGCACGCCGTTTCCAGGCAATTCCGCCCCGAATAAGCAGCTAGATCATGCAGTCAACCACCCTTTAAAGCATTATAATGGCAATGTACTTACCACGGAATGGTATTCTAAGCAACTCAACTTGAAGATGCCTCGAACTCAAAAAACCCGAGACAGAGAAGGCAAGCTATCGGGGATCCGTTGGGGAAAATGTGGCTTGCATTAGTCGGTGATACCGTGGTATTTCTCGTCAGCTTGTGGCGGAAATTATGAGTCTTACGACATCTTTGCTTGTTTTCTACTCAAGGAACTGCTGCACTAATTTTTAGGAAAATAGCCGGGTACAGCAGCCTATGTGAGACCTATGTAAGATTGCCGTTTATGAAAATATATAGACAGGCCTTTCCGAGATTTTACATGTCTAGTCTACCTCAAAAGATAGACATTTTCTACAATCCCATCTTgagaaacatcattaatcATGCTtccctctcttcttcctgtaCTCCTGCTTTCAGTGCTAGCAGAGGCATCACCTGGGAAGCGAGCAAACACTGCATCAGCCTACGCTTCAAACTCAGATGGCACTTATAAGCTCTCGTCAGTCGCGGCACCGGTTCAAGGCAAGGGCAATCCAGGCTCCGAATCAACCTGGAAGCTAAGTATCGATGATACATCTAGCGGACACAAACAAACAATCGTGGGCTTTGGAGCCGCTGTTACCGACGCCACAGTCACCTCCTTCAACACACTATCCGGTTCCACGCTGCAACAACTGCTCAACGAGCTGATGACTGGCGCCGGTGCTGGATTCGCTTTGATGCGTCATACGATTGGTGCTTCCGACCTGTCTGGTGACCCGGCGTATACCTATGACGATAATGGGAATAATGTGGATACATCTATGTCTAGTTTTAACCTAGGTGACCGTGGAAATGCCATGGCTAAGATGCTGGCTAAGATGAAGTCCCTTCAGTCGAGTTTGAAGATTTTTGGTTCATCCTGGAGTGCTCCCGGGTGGATGAAGCTGAATGGTGCGATTGATGGTACAACGAATAACAATAACCTCAACGATGGCTACTTGACTAGCGGAGGCACTGGAAGTACTGGTTATGCCAGTGCCTTTGCGCAATATTTCGTCAAATACATCCAGGCTTATGAAAATCTCGGCGCCCACATCGATGCGATTACCATTCAAAACGAGCCTTTGAACAGCCAAGCTGGATATCCTACAATGTATGTCTATGACTACGAGTCTGCGCAGTTGATCCAACACTACATCGGCCCGGCTCTCGCTCAAGCCGGCCTAGACACCAAAGTTTGGGCATACGATCACAACACTGGTATGCTCTCGATAATCTGGTCCCTACGAGGACTCCATTTGCTAACGGAGGAATGTCAGATGTGCCATCCTACCCTCAGAATGTTGTCAACGGTGCTAGTCAGTATGTCGACTCGGTTGCCTGGCACTGTTATGCCAGCAATGTAGACTGGACAGTCCTCACCCAGTTCCATCAGACAAACCCCAACATCAAGCAATACATGTCAGAATGCTGGACCCCAGCATCCGCATCGTGGAACCAAGCTGCCGATTTCACCATGGGGCCTTTACAAAACTGGGCATCGGGTGTTACTGCCTGGACACTTGGCACAAATGATCAAGATGGCCCGCATCTGTCCAGTGGCGGTTGTGGAAACTGTCGAGGCCTTGTGACCATTTCCAACGGCGGATATACTTTCAACCCGGCTTACTACATGATGGCTCAGTTCAGCAAGTTCATGCCGCCGGGTGCAATTGTGCTGAGTGGTACCGGGAGCTACTCGTATTCCAATGGGGGAGTGCAATCTGTTGCTTCGCTGAATCCAGATGGAACTCGCACCGTTGTTATTGAAAATACATTCAGTAATGATATTTATGTTACTGTCTCCACTAGTAGTGGCCAGCAGTGGAGTGGCAACATTCCAAGTCAGTCCGTGACAACCTGGGTGCTTCCTGTCGCATGAGGGAGACGGGCGTTGTTGGCTGAGATGCGAGACTCTTGAAAATGGACCTTCAAAAAATTCGCATTTTTTGGAATCTCCGAAATTTGATACATTTCTTGGTATTATCAAGACAACCTATCCGGCTACTCCCACTCGAGATAGGACCAAATATATTGGACTCACTCCGAACCAAGAGAAACTCATCCCTTAGTGCCACTCTGATCTCTGTCATTTTCGTAGTCGCGTATGTTGCAAAGGCAAATGAGACCATTCCGCAGGCAACCATGCCGCTATATGAGACCGTGATGGGCCCCCCTCACAGTCCCCCCAAAGACTTGTTCCTGGGCAAtgatttcttctcttcttcttcatatCAGCCAACCAACTTATTTACACTCACCGTATGACTGATTTTATTTTGAAATTTGTCCTGCAATGGCCATGCAGTCCACATCAGAACGAGTCTATCATACCTAGACCGCGGCCTATAATCTTGTCGCGTTTCTCTACTACCCCTTAATAGTTGTCACTATCGCCCTTAGCTCTACACTCACGCTATCGACTTTTAACCTAATTACGCTACTTATGTCTACGATAGTCCTTAACTGCTACTTTATCGCGCCGCTCTACTATATCATTATATCTAGctgttacggacctacccgtcaccaatcagtggtgccccaccgggtacacagatgggccaccaagagccaatagatctatctgtcagcagtgactccaggggagtcacccagggagtaggaagcgaagaactcTGAAACGTTTGGTGTTTCAGAggtggcaccattgaggcatttgtacctatctcatggtggcaccacacatctcgacagataTATAAGGGCACCAttccatgtacttagtttagttctttgtcttcaatcctacattgttacttgtgtttacctttggaaccacgttgactcgttaactatattatcacttgacaacacctacgagcagaccaatactgcggtatagatctactcggcgctctacctggcatcgttcctcgataccctcaaaaggacttaggctggaataagactgtgcgcagcaacagctcggttgagaggcagatcgttgacgttggaggatcagcacaggcaagtataatcagggaagctccaacataactgtgaccagttaggcagtgcgtaacaatGGCCTTTATTCCCGTATGTGGAGGAAGCAAAATAGCGAGGCAAAGAAATATGAAGGCCAAGATAAGGTGGAGTGCATTTAAGAGTATCAGCTGCACACAGTTTCATCTAACACTGGCTATATACAAAGTTCGCGGGAAATTGCGCATGATAGATGAGTAAAAAAGATAAAAGCTGAAATATATTCGCACTATCTAATCTCCTGTTGATCATGTAACTTTAGTATTCGTAATGCGATTAACTGGGCCGGCAATGCAGCAGCTCTGTCAGAGGATAATTTGGTAAGATATAAAACGCACGAACCCGAGAACTAATAGGAAattgtaattttttttggtgtgtTTTCATTTTATGGCTCATGAGCCAACCTTTAAGAATACACTGGATTGAGTAGGGTCGGGTCGCTAGCGAGATATCTGGAAAACATCGCCGGCCATCTTGAACACTATCAGTAGATTTTTGAAGTGCCTGCTATAATTCTAGGTTCGTCATCTGAGCGTCGAGCGCGAACGAAAGCCATATCCTTATCATCCACAGACGAAGCATCCTGCGCTACGGTCCAATTGCTTTCTAACCTAGACTTCGGCTCGAGATTTCGGTAATTGAGTTGATTACGGCGATGTATAGCGTCTGGCTAGCGGCGAATGCCATTGGCAGActtttcctcttcgtcttcactGTAACTAAGCTCGCTAGCCTTTTCTGTAAATTTATCAAATCGCCGTTGATTGAACCGCGTGTCTTTGttttcatcctcatcaaGGTCACCCATGAAGTCATCAGCCGCATCGTCCATATTTATCCAGTGAGACCCTGTACTATCTTAGTCCTCTCGAGCACCCCTCAGAATCTCTTTCATCCGATCATACAATACTGCATCCACCTTAGTCCACCTCCTTCCATGAGGGAACACTGCGTTCCGGAGTTTGTTGACGCATCGTATCAGTGGCTTATAGTACTCTGTGAAGTGCTCATTCGCGGTTTTCACAAAATCGGCTTCGTCAGATATCGCTCCCTTTTTCAAATCAGCTAGAACCTCCGTATCCACGAAGTTCCAATCGTCAAATCTTGGCACAACCCTTCCATTACCCGGTCCCTTGTAGTGGATACATATCCAAAAAACCACCCAGAAAAATGATTCGAGATCATGCATGAATGAATGCTTCTCGCCCATAAGTGAGCCAATCGCCATAAAGGCCCTCGTGCCGGTCTTTCCATTCGCCCCCGAGACACCGACCCGCCGCTCTTTGATGGCCAGGTCTAGATCAATTAGGAACGACGGCCACGACGGGTTCTCTTTGTCCTCATTGATCATGAGATTATTGATTGAGATATCTCGATGGAGTATTCCTGCTCTTTGTAAAGACTGATGTCCTACAATGCAACCCTCTAGCGCGGCAAGCAGAGCCGTACGAGTGCTTGCCTTGTAAATAGGTTTCCCATAATCGCGTAGGACGATACGCCGATGAACTCGATTTGGCAGTGGATTGATAGATGCCTTGGTAGGAGATGCTGAACATGATCGCTTATTAGGTCGCAAAAAAACACCAGTTTGACTGGAAAAGCGCTTCAAGTTAGATTGGCCGCTGCTGCGGCTCTTTCGCGGACCATCGGTTGTGCCCGTGCCAGTCGAAGGCGCCGATCGTTCTGGCCGATAGTTGCTCGCGGCCCTGATATCTAAGTCCCCTCGAACGTTGCCTTGGACATCGTCATCCTGATCACGGATACGAACAGTCGCATGGTGATAATACCGCGCGACGTTGACCACCCCGCGCTCAGTGgcttcttgaagaagttCCCCTTCTTCGTCGCGCTCTATGTATTGCCATGAGTCTTTGACAACGAGTGGAATCCCAGGTTCCGCCTCACGGTGCGCTTTCCAGCATGTGGTTGCTCGACCTGTAATGCAGGGTACCCGGTTCATGAGTCTCTCAAGGACGAGCCGCTCCGTTTGGCCGTTCCGCTCGATCTCGATGAAACGCTCGCCATCCTGTTTGGTGATGGTAGGGTCAAATCCAAGTTGCTCTTCGCTCATCCACATAAATCCAAGAATAGTGAACACAAACTGAAGTCCATCCTCGTTTATATCGAACCGTTCGGATGCAACTCCTCCAAGACGGTCAAACGCCCATATTCTCATCAAGGATCCACATAGGGTAAAGCCTAGAACAAAGCGACGGGTATCCTGGGCCGCAAAGACTTCCCTGGCATATCTACCCAGGTCAAGCCATGCTTTGGAAGCCGTGTCGGCTGCTGGGTTGCTTTTTAGCTCTCCCGGCACAAGAATCTGCGACCAATGGCAGTGGGTGTCCTTATTCGCATCGGCGTCACTCACGAAGCCGATGTCTAGCTTGCGCTCTGCCGTAGAGCCTTGAATGGGCTTGTTGGGCTGTGCCAGCGGTCTTCGTAGGTGTGCTGTCATAGGGTTGTAGTCTGCCGAGATCGTTGCCAGATTCTTGCTCAGATCTACAAACCAACTCAAAACCTTCTCCTGGTTTGCGTCCTTCGGCCATCCTTTCCacccacaaaaaaaaagcggaTCGCTGCCCTCTATACATCTTTGGAAAACAGCTTCGGATCCTTTTTGAAGACCACTGATAGCGTCGAAAAATGTTGAGCGAAAATGCGGGAGCCCAACGTAAAGACACCCAAGCTCGGACTTAAGGACCTTGTCGATATCTTGGCGGTGTTCTGAGGAGTTCGCAAAGCTACTCGTCCTGATATTCGATGGGGTTTGCTGGAGAGAGGAAGCAATCGCTCGGGGAGAGGGTGTGGGTTCGTTGACTGCGTTATAGACACAGTTCCAAATGTTGCTCTCGGGGTTGCAGGCAAGAATAGCAGCTAAGAGGGGATATATACGGGAGAAATCGAACGTTTCGGAGGCAGCCGCAGATATCAATCTCCGGAGGTCGTTCTGAAGAGTTCCAGGACTTGTTTTCGATGGTAGGGTTCGAGTTGCAGAAATATTCCGCAAAGCAAATAATAGGTCAAGTGTGACATTCTGAATATCTGTATGACCGTTAGATGAATGATAGCCACAATGCTGTTAACGTCCTTCCCTTCTTGCGTGAGATGATTGACCGCGTCTAGTGTGCAGGGTAGGCTGTTCCCTTCACAGATCGAAAGGAAAGATGTCCGAAAGCCATCGAGTCCATTTCCAATGGGACTCTCTTGTATCAGTCTTTCTAAGACATCGTCAGCCATGACGGTACTACTGTGTTCATGGTGGTTCGGTTTGAAGACACGGGATTAAAAGGGCAGCGATCAGGAGTAACGTATTCGGTgagcgagctggccaccctacccaaaacgcgtccattGATTAGCacttagttagttcaaccacccactatgccaccaattcgatCCCGATCCTCTAGCAATTCAGCAGAGCAAGAGGGTAGGATTTAttagctatccaggcttttaaaaatcaagaaatctcttcaattcgtgaagtggcgcgccgttttaacgtcccaagatccaccctttctacccgcctgaatggtatacaacaccgcgcgatttctcgcgccaactctcataaattgaccgatactgaagagg
Above is a window of Penicillium digitatum chromosome 2, complete sequence DNA encoding:
- a CDS encoding Beta-1,6-glucanase Neg1, putative; the protein is MIEMSCTTDHGSHVQGILGLETFPATSVPYHDASSRGTGSSGHKQTIVGFGAAVTDATVTSFNTLSGSTLQQLLNELMTGAGAGFALMRHTIGASDLSGDPAYTYDDNGNNVDTSMSSFNLGDRGNAMAKMLAKMKSLQSSLKIFGSSWSAPGWMKLNGAIDGTTNNNNLNDGYLTSGGTGSTGYASAFAQYFVKYIQAYENLGAHIDAITIQNEPLNSQAGYPTMYVYDYESAQLIQHYIGPALAQAGLDTKVWAYDHNTDVPSYPQNVVNGASQYVDSVAWHCYASNVDWTVLTQFHQTNPNIKQYMSECWTPASASWNQAADFTMGPLQNWASGVTAWTLGTNDQDGPHLSSGGCGNCRGLVTISNGGYTFNPAYYMMAQFSKFMPPGAIVLSGTGSYSYSNGGVQSVASLNPDGTRTVVIENTFSNDIYVTVSTSSGQQWSGNIPSQSVTTWVLPVA
- a CDS encoding Rhodopsin kinase encodes the protein MADDVLERLIQESPIGNGLDGFRTSFLSICEGNSLPCTLDAVNHLTQEGKDNVTLDLLFALRNISATRTLPSKTSPGTLQNDLRRLISAAASETFDFSRIYPLLAAILACNPESNIWNCVYNAVNEPTPSPRAIASSLQQTPSNIRTSSFANSSEHRQDIDKVLKSELGCLYVGLPHFRSTFFDAISGLQKGSEAVFQRCIEGSDPLFFCGWKGWPKDANQEKVLSWFVDLSKNLATISADYNPMTAHLRRPLAQPNKPIQGSTAERKLDIGFVSDADANKDTHCHWSQILVPGELKSNPAADTASKAWLDLGRYAREVFAAQDTRRFVLGFTLCGSLMRIWAFDRLGGVASERFDINEDGLQFVFTILGFMWMSEEQLGFDPTITKQDGERFIEIERNGQTERLVLERLMNRVPCITGRATTCWKAHREAEPGIPLVVKDSWQYIERDEEGELLQEATERGVVNVARYYHHATVRIRDQDDDVQGNVRGDLDIRAASNYRPERSAPSTGTGTTDGPRKSRSSGQSNLKRFSSQTGVFLRPNKRSCSASPTKASINPLPNRVHRRIVLRDYGKPIYKASTRTALLAALEGCIVGHQSLQRAGILHRDISINNLMINEDKENPSWPSFLIDLDLAIKERRVGVSGANGKTGTRAFMAIGSLMGEKHSFMHDLESFFWVVFWICIHYKGPGNGRVVPRFDDWNFVDTEVLADLKKGAISDEADFVKTANEHFTEYYKPLIRCVNKLRNAVFPHGRRWTKVDAVFTGSHWINMDDAADDFMGDLDEDENKDTRFNQRRFDKFTEKASELSYSEDEEEKSANGIRR